The following are encoded together in the Daucus carota subsp. sativus chromosome 5, DH1 v3.0, whole genome shotgun sequence genome:
- the LOC108222139 gene encoding regulatory protein NPR5 isoform X1 has product MSDESLRSLSLDYLNLLINGQAFSDVTFSVEGRLVHAHRGILAARSLFFRKFFSEAADGGGSSRISGGGGALASSPRGGPGPQHVIPVNSVGYEVFLLMLQFLYSGQVSVVPQKHEPRPSCGERSCWHTHCTAAVDLALDILAAARSFGVEQLASISQKQLESIVEKASIEDVMKVLIASRKQEMHQLWNSCSHLVAKSGLPHEILAKHLPVDVVARIEELRLKSALIHRSIAPHHHANPSSNFEDQKIRRMRRALDSSDVELVKLMVMGEGLNLDEALALHYAVENCSREVVKALLELGAADVNYPAGQARKTPLHIAAEMVSPDMVAVLLDHHADPNVQMAEGITPLDVLRTLTSDFLFKGAGPGLTHIEPNKLRLCLELVQSAALVISREEGGGGSGGSSGGNLNVDSRMVYLNLGAAAGSGHMNDQEENQNNQRDPCMYHRSHHHEF; this is encoded by the exons ATGTCAGATGAATCGCTGAGATCGCTCTCACTTGATTACCTAAATCTTCTAATAAACGGGCAAGCTTTTAGTGATGTAACGTTTAGTGTCGAGGGTCGTCTGGTACACGCTCACCGCGGCATCTTAGCAGCTAGGAGTCTGTTTTTCAGAAAATTCTTCTCTGAGGCAGCCGATGGCGGTGGTTCCAGTAGGATAAGCGGGGGAGGAGGCGCTTTAGCCTCATCGCCGCGTGGGGGTCCTGGTCCTCAGCACGTGATACCGGTGAATTCAGTCGGGTACGAGGTGTTCTTGTTGATGTTGCAGTTTTTGTATAGTGGACAAGTCTCGGTTGTGCCACAGAAACATGAGCCGAGGCCTAGTTGTGGGGAGAGGAGCTGCTGGCATACGCATTGCACTGCTGCCGTTGATCTTGCTCTCGATATTCTTGCTGCGGCTAGATCTTTCGGGGTCGAACAGCTCGCTTCGATTTCTCAG AAGCAATTGGAGAGTATTGTGGAGAAGGCCTCCATTGAAGATGTAATGAAGGTTCTAATAGCCTCAAGAAAGCAAGAGATGCACCAACTATGGAATAGCTGTTCCCATTTAGTTGCCAAATCCGGCCTTCCCCATGAAATCCTAGCTAAGCACCTCCCCGTGGATGTCGTCGCCAGAATCGAGGAGCTTCGCCTTAAATCAGCACTCATTCACCGCTCCATTGCGCCCCATCACCATGCCAACCCTTCATCCAACTTCGAGGACCAAAAAATCCGCCGAATGAGACGAGCCCTCGATTCCTCTGACGTGGAACTCGTCAAACTCATGGTCATGGGCGAAGGGCTCAATTTAGACGAAGCACTCGCACTGCATTATGCAGTCGAGAATTGCAGCCGAGAAGTCGTCAAGGCCTTGCTCGAACTAGGCGCCGCAGATGTCAACTACCCTGCAGGCCAAGCCCGTAAAACGCCTCTCCACATTGCAGCCGAGATGGTGTCTCCGGACATGGTGGCTGTGCTTCTCGATCACCACGCGGACCCCAACGTTCAAATGGCCGAAGGGATCACTCCTCTCGACGTCCTACGAACCCTAACATCAGATTTTTTGTTCAAAGGGGCAGGCCCGGGGCTAACGCATATCGAGCCTAACAAGCTTAGGCTTTGTCTTGAGCTTGTACAATCCGCGGCTCTTGTGATTTCACGAGAGGAAGGAGGCGGAGGCAGTGGAGGGAGTTCTGGTGGCAATTTGAATGTTGATTCGAGAATGGTGTATCTTAATCTCGGGGCCGCAGCTGGTTCAGGACATATGAATGATCAGGAAGAGAATCAAAACAACCAAAGAGATCCTTGTATGTACCACCGTTCTCATCATCATGAGTTCTAA
- the LOC108222139 gene encoding regulatory protein NPR5 isoform X2, whose product MSDESLRSLSLDYLNLLINGQAFSDVTFSVEGRLVHAHRGILAARSLFFRKFFSEAADGGGSSRISGGGGALASSPRGGPGPQHVIPVNSVGYEVFLLMLQFLYSGQVSVVPQKHEPRPSCGERSCWHTHCTAAVDLALDILAAARSFGVEQLASISQQLESIVEKASIEDVMKVLIASRKQEMHQLWNSCSHLVAKSGLPHEILAKHLPVDVVARIEELRLKSALIHRSIAPHHHANPSSNFEDQKIRRMRRALDSSDVELVKLMVMGEGLNLDEALALHYAVENCSREVVKALLELGAADVNYPAGQARKTPLHIAAEMVSPDMVAVLLDHHADPNVQMAEGITPLDVLRTLTSDFLFKGAGPGLTHIEPNKLRLCLELVQSAALVISREEGGGGSGGSSGGNLNVDSRMVYLNLGAAAGSGHMNDQEENQNNQRDPCMYHRSHHHEF is encoded by the exons ATGTCAGATGAATCGCTGAGATCGCTCTCACTTGATTACCTAAATCTTCTAATAAACGGGCAAGCTTTTAGTGATGTAACGTTTAGTGTCGAGGGTCGTCTGGTACACGCTCACCGCGGCATCTTAGCAGCTAGGAGTCTGTTTTTCAGAAAATTCTTCTCTGAGGCAGCCGATGGCGGTGGTTCCAGTAGGATAAGCGGGGGAGGAGGCGCTTTAGCCTCATCGCCGCGTGGGGGTCCTGGTCCTCAGCACGTGATACCGGTGAATTCAGTCGGGTACGAGGTGTTCTTGTTGATGTTGCAGTTTTTGTATAGTGGACAAGTCTCGGTTGTGCCACAGAAACATGAGCCGAGGCCTAGTTGTGGGGAGAGGAGCTGCTGGCATACGCATTGCACTGCTGCCGTTGATCTTGCTCTCGATATTCTTGCTGCGGCTAGATCTTTCGGGGTCGAACAGCTCGCTTCGATTTCTCAG CAATTGGAGAGTATTGTGGAGAAGGCCTCCATTGAAGATGTAATGAAGGTTCTAATAGCCTCAAGAAAGCAAGAGATGCACCAACTATGGAATAGCTGTTCCCATTTAGTTGCCAAATCCGGCCTTCCCCATGAAATCCTAGCTAAGCACCTCCCCGTGGATGTCGTCGCCAGAATCGAGGAGCTTCGCCTTAAATCAGCACTCATTCACCGCTCCATTGCGCCCCATCACCATGCCAACCCTTCATCCAACTTCGAGGACCAAAAAATCCGCCGAATGAGACGAGCCCTCGATTCCTCTGACGTGGAACTCGTCAAACTCATGGTCATGGGCGAAGGGCTCAATTTAGACGAAGCACTCGCACTGCATTATGCAGTCGAGAATTGCAGCCGAGAAGTCGTCAAGGCCTTGCTCGAACTAGGCGCCGCAGATGTCAACTACCCTGCAGGCCAAGCCCGTAAAACGCCTCTCCACATTGCAGCCGAGATGGTGTCTCCGGACATGGTGGCTGTGCTTCTCGATCACCACGCGGACCCCAACGTTCAAATGGCCGAAGGGATCACTCCTCTCGACGTCCTACGAACCCTAACATCAGATTTTTTGTTCAAAGGGGCAGGCCCGGGGCTAACGCATATCGAGCCTAACAAGCTTAGGCTTTGTCTTGAGCTTGTACAATCCGCGGCTCTTGTGATTTCACGAGAGGAAGGAGGCGGAGGCAGTGGAGGGAGTTCTGGTGGCAATTTGAATGTTGATTCGAGAATGGTGTATCTTAATCTCGGGGCCGCAGCTGGTTCAGGACATATGAATGATCAGGAAGAGAATCAAAACAACCAAAGAGATCCTTGTATGTACCACCGTTCTCATCATCATGAGTTCTAA
- the LOC108223908 gene encoding uncharacterized protein LOC108223908: MASSSSADDFSVFVLASDLGVDARPFLQDKWHDCPTQLDHDIAPDDLQYFSHLDALHFLSLQPGFDKSGNRIFRIVGKYFPAPVVDAERLKKYVVHKISNEMPEGPFCIVYMHTTVQKDDNSPGMSILRWIYEELTADIKDRLQVVYFIHPGLRSRLVFATLGRLLLSGGLYWKIKYISRLEYLWEDVKKGDVDIPQFVQEHDKILENRPLTDYGIEPDPLHLTAIPSAGYPFGRFEERWSSREYMS, translated from the exons ATGGCGAGTTCATCATCCGCGGACGATTTCTCAGTATTTGTCTTGGCATCTGATTTGGGCGTAGACGCTCGTCCATTCTTACAAGATAAGTGGCACGATTGCCCTACTCAGCTGGACCATGATATTGCTCCTGATGATCTTCAATACTTCTCACACCTTGACGCCTTGCACTTCTTGTCTCTTCAACCCGGTTTCGATAAGTCTGGAAATCGTATCTTTCGTATCGTTGGCAAGTACTTCCCCG ccCCGGTTGTCGATGCTGAACGATTAAAGAAGTATGTAGTGcataaaatatcaaatgaaaTGCCAGAAGGTCCATTCTGCATTGTTTACATGCATACCACTGTCCAAAAGGATGATAATTCTCCTGGGATGAGTATCTTGAGGTGGATATATGAAGAGCTTACCGCAGACATTAAGGATAGACTACAGGTTGTCTACTTCATTCATCCTGGGCTGCGCTCAAGACTTGTCTTTGCTACTCTTGGCAGGCTTCTTTTGAGTGGAGG CTTGTATTGGAAAATAAAGTATATTAGCCGCCTGGAATATTTATGGGAGGATGTGAAGAAGGGAGATGTTGATATTCCACAGTTTGTGCAAGAGCATGATAAGATTCTAGAGAACAGGCCGCTCACAGATTACGGGATAGAACCAGATCCTCTCCACTTGACTGCAATTCCTTCCGCAGGCTATCCATTTGGGAGGTTTGAAGAGAGATGGTCTTCCAGAGAATACATGTCTTAG
- the LOC108222619 gene encoding mitochondrial fission 1 protein A — translation MDEFMESVRIFFNGGDHIPWCNSDVVAGCEKEVVESSEEQKAESIMRFSWALVHSRQTDDVQRGIAMLETSLTNTDSPLQNREKMYLLAVGYYRSGEFAKSRQLVEQCLEIAPDWRQALFLKKTIEDRITKDGAIGIGITATVVGLVAGGLAAALSRKN, via the exons ATGGatgagtttatggaatcagtgCGCATATTTTTCAATGGTGGAGATCATATTCCCTGGTGCAATTCAGATGTTGTTGCC GGTTGTGAGAAAGAGGTTGTAGAATCTTCAGAAGAACAAAAGGCAGAGAGTATAATGCGGTTTTCTTGGGCTTTGGTTCATTCTAGACAGACAGACGATGTGCAGCGTGGGATTGCTATGCTTGAAA CTTCCTTAACCAATACCGATAGTCCGCTCCAAAATAGAGAGAAAATGTATCTTCTAGCAGTTGGATACTATAGAAGTGGTGAATTTGCAAAGAGTAGGCAACTTGTAGAACAATGTTTAGAG ATTGCGCCAGATTGGAGGCAAGCTTTGTTCCTTAAGAAGACAATCGAAGATCGAATTACAAAGG ATGGTGCCATTGGAATCGGCATTACAGCCACTGTTGTAGGACTCGTAGCGGGTGGACTAGCCGCAGCCTTGTCTCGTAAAAATTAG